CGCAGCAGGCTCTGCATGCGCGTCTCGGCGCGGTCGACGCCGGCGAGGACGCGCTCCACGCGCTGCTTGAGATCGTCCGGCACCTCACCCGCGTCCAGGCGCGCGAGCAGGTTCTCTGCGGTGCCGCGCACGTTGTAGAGCGGGTTCTTCAGCTCGTGAGCGATACGGCCCACCATGGTGCCCAGCAGCGCGAGCTTCTCGGCGCGCGCGCGGGCCGCCTCGAGCTGCTCCTTCTCGATCACGCGCGCGGCCTGCGCGGCCACGGTGACGAGCAGCTCGCGATCCGCCGCCGCAAAGGGCCCGGCACCGGCATGCCGCCGGTCGACGTAGAGCGCGCCCAGCGCGCGTCCTTCGCCCGCCAGCAGCAGCGGCGCGCAGACCACGCTCTGCACGTGCTGCGCCACCAGGCTTTCCGCGCGCTCGAAGCGCGCGTCGCTGGCGGCGACGTCCAGGCTCACCGCGCGGCGGCTGTCGAGCGCCTCGCGCAGGACGGTCTGGCTCACCTGGCCGATGGCGTCGCTGTCGAGCGACGGGCTGCTCTCGTCGAGTCCCGCGGCGCGCCAGGCGGCCAGCGCGTCGGGACGCCAGCGCGCGCTCTCGGCATCGTAGAGCAGCACGAAGCCGCGGTCCGCGCCCACGGCCTCGCCGGCCAGACGGATCACCGCGCCGAGCAGCTCGTCCAGGGAGCGGCCACCGCTCATCAGCTCGAGGATGTCCAGCAGCACGCGGTAGCGGCGATCGTCGGGCGCCGCGGGCGCCGGCGCCTCCGCGGCGGCGACGGTAAGCTCCACCGTGCCCAGCGCGATGCGGTCGCCGGGGGCCACCGCGCGCTCGCCTTCTACCGCGGCGCCGTTCACGGTGCTACCAAAGCGGCTGCCGAGGTCCGAAAGCAGCCACTGCGCGCCGTCCCAGCGGAGGCGGGCGTGCTGGCGGCTCACGCTGCGCTCGGCGAGGACCACCGCGCAGCCGGCGTCGCGGCCCAGCAGCAGTTCGCGGGTGACCGTGGGGTCGAAGGGCCCGAAGGCCGGCGTGCCGTCGGAGGTCTGGAGCAGGATCGAAGTCATGTCCACGATCCTAGGGGGACGCGCGGCGGGTGTCCAGGGGCTGGAAAGCTGGGCACCGGAACGTCTATCATTGAGCGCGCGGGGGGAACGATGCACCTGAAGCACGGCAAAACGCGATTGCGCTGGGTCCTGGCGGCCGCCCTGCTGCTCGGGCTGCCGGCGCTCGCGCCGGCTGACGCCACCACCTGGATTCCCGCCGCCGATCTCCGCCTGGACACGCTGCCCTACCTGCGCACTCTCGCCGACAGCCTGGCGGCGCGGGGATTCGTCGATCTGGCGGTGGAGCCGGTGCCCGGACACGCCTATCGCATCGATCCCGCGCTCATCGGGACGGACGCGCTGTTCGAGGCCGCGCTGCTCACGCCCTTCGCGCTGCAGCCCCTGGGGGAGGACGGCCTGACCCTGCTCCACGACATCGGCCTCGACGAGGCCGGCTTCGCGCGCGAACTGGACGCCGCCGCCGACTCGCTCGAGGCCTTGGTCGGCGTGCGTCCCGTCTCCATCGCCTACCCGCGGCACGTCCACACGCGCGAACTGATGACTCGCCTGCGCGACAGCGGCTGGCTCTGCGCCCGCGACGGCGCGCCCCACGGCACCGGCGGCGGCGAGCCGACGGCGGGCTTCCTGCTGGGACATCACTCGAGCTCCGCCTGGCGGCTGAACTGGAACTACTGGACGCCCTGGGAACTGGTGCTGAGCACGGGGCTCAGCGAACTCGCCCTCGCGGTGGCCGACTCCCCTACCGAGATGGACATGCTGCTGCACGACAGCGCGACCTACTCGGCGCTGCACAGCGCGCCGCCGGAGAACGTCGTGCTCTACACCTATGGCTACGCCAGCCTGGCCGAGATGTGGGCGGCGGGCCGCAGCTGGGTGCAGGTCTACGTGCACGGCGCCAGCGAGGATCCCTATCGCCTCGATGCGACTCACCTGGCCTGGCTGATGGACGCCCTCGTCGCCGACGGCCGCTTCTGGATCACCGACCACCGCACGGCGGCCGCCTGGGCGGCGGCGCGTCACGCGCCGAGCGCGGCGGACTCACTCGTCTACGTGCCGCTGCCCGAGCACGCGAACGACCCCACTCCGTGGAACGGCTACCCCTGCGCCTTCAGCTTCTCCACCGACGACGGCCGCAGCATCAACCTCGCCTACGCCGACACCCTGGCGGCGCGCGGCCTGCCGATGACGGCCTTCATCACCTGGGACTACCTCGGCTGGCCCGGCGGCGACCATCTCAGCCGGGCGGATCTCCTGGCGCTCGCGGCCAAGGGCAACGTGGAGATCGGCAGCCACAGCATGAGCCATCCGCGGCTCATCCCCCGCGAGGCGCTGCGGCTCCGCGCCACGGGCGGCGTTCCCTACGGCGCGGCGGTGACCGTGGACGGCGACGGCCGTCACCTGCGCCTCTACCGCGAGGCGACCACGGGCACGGACGCCGGCCCCGAGCCCGGGCTGGGACTGCGCTGCGCCAGCGATCGCCTGGGCGCCGTAGAGCTGCGCTACTCGCTGCCACAGGCAGCGAATGTCCAGCTGGACGTGCTGGATCCCCAGGGCCGCCGCGTGCGCACGCTGCTCGCCGGTCCCCGCCCGGAGGGCCCGGCGAGCCTGACCTGGGACGGCCGCGACCCGCAGGGCCGCCGGCTCGCCGCCGGCGTCTACCTGATCCGCCTGCGCGCCGCCGGCGAGGAAGCCTCCGCCAAGGCCCACCTCCTGCGCTGACCGCCTGCTTGCGCCCCGCCCCGCGCCCCCGTATCCTGGCGTCGAGGAGTGGCGATGCCCGAATTCCTGGGTCCTTACCAGCTCAAACGGCTGCTGGGCGAGGGCGGCATGGGACAGGTCTACGAGGCCCTGGACCGCCGCGACGGCTCGCGCGTGGCCGTCAAGCTCCTGCGCGGCGGGGCGATGGCCACCGACCGCGAGAAGGAGCTCTTCGCGCGCGAGGCGCGGGCGGGCATGGAGCTCGAGCACCCCGGCCTCGTGCGCGTGCTGGCGGTGAACATCGCCGAGGGCGTGCAGCCCTACCTGGCGATGGAGTACCTGCCGGGGCCGTCGCTCAAGGGGGTGCTCGGCGAGGGCGGCCTCGCGCCGCTCAACGCGCTGGCGCTGGCCGAGGCGATCCTCGACGCGCTCGCCTACGTGCACCGGCAGGGCGTCGTGCACCGGGACATCAAGACGGGCAACATCATGCTCGACGCGGCCGGCCGGCCGCGCCTCATGGACTTCGGCCTCACCACCTTCGGCGACGAGACCAGCCTCTCGCGCACCGGCGTCGTCTTCGGCTCGCCGCACTACATGTCGCCCGAGCAGGGCCTCGGCGAGGGCCTGGACGCGCGCAGCGACCTGTTCTCCTTCTGCGTCACCCTCTTCGAGCTGCTCACGGGCCGCCTGCCCTTCCGCGGGGGCAACCCGCTGGCGGTGATCTACGCGATCATCAACGAGGAACCGCTGCCCCTGCGGCGCCTCAAGCCCGAACTCCCCGAGGCGCTCGACTGGGTGCTGGCGCGCGGCCTGGCCAAGCGGCGTCCGGAGCGCTACCAGAGCGCGGAAGCCCTGGCCGACGACCTCCGCCAGGTCACCGAACTGCTCCGGGGACGCCGCGCACCCGACGCGCTCGCGCTCAGCGCGCGGCCCGGCCGCGGCACCGTGGGCGAGGAGCTCTTCCCGCTGCCGCTGGTCGGCCGCGACGACGAACTCGCCGCCCTGCAGCGCGCGCTGCGCGGCGACGGACCGCCGTTGCACTTCCTCGCCGGCGAGGCGGGCGCTGGCAAGACGCGACTCGTGCGCGAGGCGGCGCTGCGCCTGGGCTCGGCGGCGCCCGCGCTGCTCGTGGGCCGCACGCCGCCCGGCCGCGAGGGCTTTCCCTACCAGCCCTGGCTCGAGGCGCTGCGCCCGGCGCTCGAGTCCCGCGAGCTGCGTTCGGCCGCCAACCTGGCGGCTTTCCTCGCCCGCGCCGGCGGCGCGAGCGACGGCGCCGATGCCCGCGCGCGCCTGCTGCATCCCTTCCTCGCGGGTGAGGGCGGCGCGCGCATCGAGAACCGCGCCCAGCTCTTCGAAGGGCTGCGGCAGCTGCTGGCCGCGCTGGCGGCCGAGGAGCCGGTGGCCGTCTGGCTCGAGGACCTGCACCGCGGCGACCAGGCCAGCCTCGACCTGCTGGCCTTCCTCTCCCGCGGCCGTCCCGGCGAGCTGCCGCCCTTCCTGCTCAGCTACCGTCCCGAGGAGCTGAGCGAGGAGGAGGGCCTCGAGCCGCTGCTGCGGGAACTCAAGGCGGACGGCCGCGCCGCCGTCGTCGAGCTGGGTCGCCTCAGCCCCGCGGCGGTGGCCGAGCTGGTGGCGGTGGCGCTGCCGGGCGTCGCCGAGCGCGAGCGCGCGGCGGCGCGTCTCCACGTGGAGAGCGGCGGCAATCCCTTCGTGCTGCGCGAGCTGCTCCAGCTGCTGGACAGCCGCGCGCGGCAGGCCGATCCCGACGGCGCGACGCTCGCGCCGGACAGCCTGCCCACCACGACCCTGGATCCCGATCCCGAGCGCTGGGAGCTGCCGCTGCCCGAGCGCATCGTGGACCTCGTGGAGCATCGGCTGGCGGGTCTTGCGCCCGAAGAGCGCGAGCTGCTGGAGCTGGCGGCGGTGGAGGGCGAGGCCTTCAGCCCCGAGGTGCTGGCCGCGGTGCTCGAGGAGCGCAAGCTGCGCGTGCTGCGGCGGCTGCAGGGGCTCGAGCGGCGGACGCGTCTCGTACAGGCGCGCGAGGGGCGCTACCTCTTCGATCACGCCATCGTGCGGCGGGCGCTCTACGACGGCCTCGGCGACTCGCTGCGCCGCGAGTACCACCTGGAGGTGGGCGAGTACCTCGTGCGCAGCGGCGCCGACCAGGCCGAGAACGCCGCGGCCACGGCGCGTCACTTCGACGCGGCCGACGAACCCCGCCGCGCGCTGCCCTTCCACCTGGCCGCGGGACGTCACGCGCGCACGCTCTACGCGCCACGCGCCGCCCGCCGCCACCTGGAGCGCGCGCGCGACGAGGCCGACCTCTGGTTCCTCGAGGACCCGCAGGGTGAGGCGCGCGGACTGCGCGGGGACATCCTCCGCGAGCTGGGCCTGCTGGAGCAGACCGAGGGCCGCTACGACCGCGCCGAGACGCTCTTCAGCGGCGCCGCCAGCCTGCTCACGCCGATGCTCGACGAGAGCCGCCGCGCCGAGCTCGAGCGCCTGCGCGGCGAGTGCCTGCACTACGCCGGTCAGCCCGAGGACGCGGCCCGCGCCTTCGCCACGGCGCTGACCCACTGCCCCAATGCCGCCCGCGCCGAGCGCGCGCGCATCCTCCGCAGCCGCGCCTACATGCAGGCCCGGGCCAACCGCTGGGACGAGGCCCTCGCCTCCTGCCAGGCCGCCCTGCTGCTGAGCGAGGGGGAGCGCGCCGACCAGATGGCCATCCGCCACACGCTCGGCACGATCCATCTGCAGCGGGGCGAGCTCGAGACGGCGCGGACGATCTTCGCAGAGGTGGTGGCGGAGGCGAGCCGCGACGAGGAGCAGTACCTGCGCACGGCGGCGCTCGCCAATCTGGGGACGGTGCTCTGGCGTCTGGGCGAGGCCGATGAGGCGCTGCGCTGCCTCGAGGAGAGCCGCGCGCTGCGTCGCCGCCTCGGCCTCGTGATCGAGTACGCCCAGATCCTGATGAACCTGGCCATCATCCGCACGAAGACCGGCGAGCTGGAGACCGCGCGCGCGCTGCTCGACGAATCCCGCGAGCTGAAGGAACGGATCGGAGACGCCGCCGGACTGGCGTCGACGGAGAACAGCCTGGGCACGCTGGCCATTCGTGCGGGGCAGCTGCCGAAGGCCATCGAGCACTTCCGGCGCGCGGCGGCGCTGCACCGGGACGGCCACAACCGCGCCCGCGCCGCCGTGGCCCTGCACAACCTCGGCGAGGCGCTCCTCGACCTGGGCCGCCTCGACGAAGCGGCGGGACCCTTGGCCGAGTCGCGCGCCGTGCGTGAAGAGCTCGCGCTCGAAGCCGCGCTGGTGTCCAGCCTGCGGGCCGAGGCCAGGCTCGCGTCCGCGCGCGGGGACGTGGCCGGCGCCGGTGCGCTCTTCGACGCCGCGGCGGCGCTGGCCGTCAGCGCCGGGAGTCCGGACGAGGGCCTCAAGGTGGCCTGCGACCGGCTGGGGCATCAGCTGGGGTGCGAGGGCGCGGACGTGGCGGCGGCCACGCTCGCCGCGCTCAAGGCGGAGCATGTGCCGTGGCCGCCGGCGGGGATGGAGTTCGAGTTCGCGCTGCTGGAAGCGCGCATCGCGCGGCGGCAGGGCGCGCCGGCGGCGGACGCCTTCGCCGCCCTGCTGCACGAGGTGGACGGCGCGCGCGATCCCTATCGCCGGCTGCTGCTCCTGCGGGAGCGGCTCGCGGGCGACGGCGCGGCGGACGCCGCGCTCGCCGCGGAACTCGACGCGCTCTCGGCGCGGCCCGACTTCGCGTGGCTCTCCGCGGTCGCCGAGCCGCCCGCTACTTGAGCATCACCAGCTTCGCGGCGCGACTGCCCTCGCCGTCCGTCACGCGCAGCAGGTAGACCCCGCTGCCGAGGCGCTGGCCGCCGTCGTCGCGGCCGTCCCAGTCGAGCTCCAGCAGACCGGCGGGCCGGTCGCCGCGGGCGAGGGTGCGCACCCGGCGGCCGAGCAGGTCGTGGACGGCGACGTCCACGGGCCCGGCGGCGCCCAGCTCGACGCGAATGTGCGTGCTCGGGTTGAACGGATTCGGGAAGGCGTCGATGCGGGCGGTGGCGGCGGGGGTCTCGTCGACCTCGGTGGTGGAGAGCGCGAGGCAGCCCTCGAAGCTGAGGTCGTCGATCCAGCCGCGAATCGGCGTTGCGTTGGCCGCCTCGTGGCCCACCGCGATCAGGCTCAGCGTCTCGAAGTCAGGGACGTAGCCCGGCTGGAGGTCGAGGCCGAGGACGTAGCCATCGGCGTTCAGCACGGAGAACTCGAGGTCTGGACCGGACTGGCTCAGGTTCAGGCGCACGGTCTCGCCCGGCGGGAGGGACGGGTAGAGCTGATCCTCGAGCGTCTCACCGTTGCTGATGATCGTGTAGCGAAGGTAGTAGCTGGGACCGCCGTTGGGCGCCGGGAAGGCGCTCACGCGGATGAGGTCGATCCCCCCGAGCAGCTCGAGCAGCACCATCTCGCTGTCGTAGCCGATGTCCGTGATCTGATGGCTCTGGCGGATCGTCCAGTCTGGGCAGCCGCTGCCGCTGGGCTGCAGGGACATCTTCCAGCGCGTGTCGCAGACGGCGCTGCCCCAGCTCTCGAAGGTCATGGCGTTGAGCGCGCTGCTCCACTGCACGCTGTGGGGTGGGCAGTCGTCGGCGAGGCTCAGCGCCTCGGGACCGCTCATGAAGTCCATGAGGTCGTCGCCCTCGAAGCCCAGCCAGCGGGCATAGGCGTCGATGTAGAGGGCCCGCAGATAGGGGTCGGCGATGGCCTCCATCAGCACCGACTGGAAGTGCAGCGGCCGCGGCAGGTACTGGTTCGAGGCGACGGGAAAGAGCGACCCGCTCTGCAGGTAGCCCGTGAGCAGGCTGCGGAAGCCCTGCTCGGGGAAGAAGACGTCACCGAGGGTCGGATCGGGAACGGGCAGGCCGTCGGTCTCGAGGGGCACGCTGCCGAGCTGGTCCAGGTAGGGCACCTCGTGGTCGGGGATGACGCGCTGCACCCACATGTCGAGGCCGTAGTCCGCCACGCCGATCACGTTGTGGAGGAAGTCGAGCACTTCCTCGTCGTTGGGGTTGTCGCGCAGCAGCTTGTCGAAGGAGTTGAGGATACCCTGGCCGAGCAGCATCAGCTTCCCGCCCCGTGAGCGGTAGTAGCGCAGGAGCTGGCGCTCGTCGTAGCTGAGGGCGATGTCGGTCTCCGCCCCGCAGTTCCAGATGACCAGCGGGTAGCTGGCCAGCTCCTGCGGCTGCGGCAGGTGAGGCGGGCCGCTGTCGGGCTGGATCTCGTAGACGACCGTGTCGTAGCCCAGGATGTCCAGCGCCTCGAGGATGTAGACCTCGAAGCCGGGATCGTTGTTGCGGACGCCACGCTCGATGGGATCCCAGTCGTCGTCCACGAAGGCGACGCGGGCGGTTCGCGCGGCGGCGACGTCGGCGACGAACACTGCGCAGCCGAGCAGCGCTAGCGCCGCCAGGCTCCGGCGATGACGACGGATCATTGCGTTCCCCCTGTGGTGCAAGCGTCGTAACTCTATGGGATTCTACCACTTCTGTTTAGAGGCCGTCAATCGCGCGCCCGCCGCTCCGGCGAAGCGCCCGGGCGGCTTGCGCCGCCCGTCGGCAGGCCATACAGTGCCAGACGACATGCCCCTCGGCGGGGCCGGCCGACCAGGAGACTCGCCGCGATGACCGACCGCCCAGCCAAGCGCACGCTGCCGTCCCTGCTCCTCTTTCTCGTGAGCAGCGCCCTGGCGGCGATCCTCCGAATCGTGTATCTGCTTCCCCTGCGCGGGAATCCGCTCTTCGACGACGCCCACAAGGACTCCGTCGAGTACGTCGACCGGGCCCGGGAGATCCTGGCGGGGCAGTTCTGGGGTCAGGGCGTCTACTTCCACTCGGCGCCGCTCTATCCCTACTTCCTCGCGCTGGTCCTGGGGCCGGGGAGCGCTACCGGACTCTGGTGGGTGAGGGTCGTGCAGGCCCTGCTCTCGGGCGTCACGGCGGGGCTTCTGGCGCTCACGGCGCGACGGCTCTTCGGCGCGGCGGCCGGCGTGGCCACGGCCGTGCTGGCCGTCCTCTACGCGCCCTTCCTCTTCTACGCGGGCGAGTTGCTGGAGATCACGCTCACGCTGTTCTTCCTCGCCCTGATGGCTTGGGTCCTCGCGCGCGAGACCCTCGGTTGGGCGCATCTCCTCGGCGCGGGTCTCTGCCTGGGCGCGGCGTCGCTGGGCAAGCCCAACCTGCTGATCCTGCTGCCCGTGATCCTGGTGTGGCTCGGCTTCCTGCGGACGCGCCCGGCCGCCTGGCCGTGGCGGCGGGGGCTGGTCTTCGTCGCCGGTGTGCTGGTCCTCGTGGCGCCGATCACCCTGCGCAACCGGATCGTGGGCGACGACTGGGTGCTCATCAGCAGCAACGGCGGCATCAACCTGTTCATCGGCAACAACCCGGCGTCCTCGGGCGGCTTCCAGGTGCCGACCGCCATGCAGTACGACCTGGAGACGTCGAGCCAGCGCGTGGCGTCCGAGGCGCTGAAGCGGCCGGTCAAGCCCTCCGAGGCGAGCCGCTTCTGGACCGGGCGCGCCTGGGCCTTCTTCACCAAGCGCCCCGGACAGGCGGCCAGGCTGATCGCCCGCAAGGCGGGGCTGCTCATCGGGGCCTACGAGATTCCCAACCACTTCAACATCTACTTCTTCAGGGAGTACCTCGCGCCCACGCTGCGCTGGCCGCTGGTCTGGTACACGCTGGTCCTGCCCTTCGGCGTCCTGGGGATGATCTTCGGCCTTCGCCGCAACGGCCGCAGCGCGCTCGCCGGCGCCTGTCTGCTCGCGATCGCGGCGACGGTGCTGCTGTTCTTCGTCACCAGCCGCTACCGGCTGCCGATGCTGGTCTGGCTGCTGCCCTTCGCGGGCTACGGCGTGGTGCTGCTGGTGGGGATCGTGCGCGAGCGGCGGTGGCGTCTGCTGCCGCTCCCGCTGGTCGTGCTGGTGGCCACGAGTGCGCTGATGCGTCTGCCGCTGGTGGGGGTGAAGGACTTCCACGAGGACTGGCTCTCGCTCGCCACGTACTGGAGCAAGCAGGGCGACTGGGAGAAGTCGGCCCAGTACTGCCAGCAGGCGCTGCGCGAGAACATGGGCTCGGCGCAGGCCTGGCAGAATCTCGGCTACGCCTACACGCAGCGCGGACGGGACTACGAGGACATGGATCGCGCCGAGGAGTGCTTCTACAAGGCGATCCAGCTCGATCCCACGCAGGGCTTCGCCTACGGCAACCTGGCCTACGTCTACTTCACCTGGGACCGGCCGGAGCTGTTCAACGTGTGCCTGGACCGCGCGCTGACGCTGGATCCTGCGCTGCGGCAGCCGCTGGAGCACATGGTCACGTTCCGCGACATCAAGTTGAAGGACTGGCGAAGCCGCGCCGAGTCCCAGCTCGCGACCGTGGAGCGGGAGCTGGCGAAGAACCCCACGAACGAGCGCACGCGGATGGACCTCGGACGCATCCTCGGCCTCCGCCTCGAGCGCTACGACGACGCGCTGCGGGTGCTCGCGAGCATCCCCGACAGCTCGCTGGCCGCCGACAGCATTCTGGGCGAGCGGACGGACGTCATGATCCGCCGCATCCAGCGCGCGAAGCAGTACACGCCGCTGCTGAGGCAGCCGCTGCCCGGCGGGCTGAAGGCGCTCAGGCTGGGGGATTCCGAGGCGGGTCGCTAGGTTCGTCCTCGCCGGCGTGCTCGCTCTGGAAGCGGTAGAGACGAGCGTCGGCTTCGCGCCACGCGCCGGGCGGCAGGAACGCCTTCTGGCAGACCTCGTCGAGGAAGCGGTCGCGATCCCAGCCGTAGTCCGTCGCCACCTCCGGCAGCAGCAGGCCCTTGCGGCTCCCCCGTTCGAGGATGAGCCCGTCCCGCCCGACCAGGATCTCGCCCGGGTCGTCCACGGGCGTCGGCGGCGTGAGGATGCTCACCGAGATGTGCAGGCCGGCGAGTTCGTCGGCGGTGACAGGAGGAAAGCGCGGGTCGCTGGCGGCGGCCTTGACGGCCATGTCGCGGAGCGTCGCGTCCAGCGACGGCTGCCGCGCCACGGTGCCGATGCAGCCGCGAAGCGCGCCACCGGCGCGCAGGGTGACGAAGAGGCCGTCGACGGGCGTGTCGACCGTGCCATGCAGGGCGGGGCCTCCCTCGCGCCAGGGCAGGCCCGCGCTCCAGCGTTCGAGCGTCCAGCGCGCGAGGCCGAGCAGCTGTCGAGCGAGGGTGGGGTCCACGGGCGCATCTCCTGATCGGCTGAGGGTCGCTGCCCCGGTAGGCTAGCATGCCGGGTGCGCGGAGCCATCCCCAAAGCCCGCTGCGCGGGATGCACGCGCCTCCCGCCTGCCCCCGGCTCCTCAACGCGCAATCCGCACGCCAGGCGCCGGGCGAATTCACCCAGTGGCCGCATCCGAACCCAGTGCCCTGGAGTTGGGCGTCGTTCCCCGTGGGCTCCGCTAGGCCGCGGGAGGGCGTCATCGCGCCATGGGGCGCTGGGGGAAAGTGCGCAGCGGGGGGGGCGAGCCGGTGCCGGGCGGGCTCGGGATCACCGTCGCGGCGCCGAGTTCTCGGGGTCGCTTCGCGCAGAATCCACTGCGTCAATCCGCTGAAAACGAAGGGTTTAGCGCCACAACGGGCATCTTGCGCGGCGGGGGGCGGCCACTCCCCGCTCGGCAGGGGGCCGGTCCGCTGGCACCGGAACCCCGCCTGCAAAGGCCTACCCGAACTCGACACAGCAAGGAGTGCTAACGATGAAGAGCCTGACCATTGCCCTCTGGATGACGCTTCTCACGACGATCGGCTTCGGGTCCTTCAAGGTGGTGTGGACTGCGACGGCGGCGCAGTTGGATGATGTTACTGAGTGCTCGACGAACAACGGCCAGACTCAGCCCTAGGTTCTCCTGCTGACGAGTTCGATTCCTCCCTTCCTGTCGCGCAGGGCCCCGTCTTGACGGGGCCCTTTTTGCGCGGATAG
Above is a window of Candidatus Latescibacterota bacterium DNA encoding:
- the amrA gene encoding AmmeMemoRadiSam system protein A codes for the protein MDPTLARQLLGLARWTLERWSAGLPWREGGPALHGTVDTPVDGLFVTLRAGGALRGCIGTVARQPSLDATLRDMAVKAAASDPRFPPVTADELAGLHISVSILTPPTPVDDPGEILVGRDGLILERGSRKGLLLPEVATDYGWDRDRFLDEVCQKAFLPPGAWREADARLYRFQSEHAGEDEPSDPPRNPPA
- a CDS encoding T9SS type A sorting domain-containing protein; the protein is MIRRHRRSLAALALLGCAVFVADVAAARTARVAFVDDDWDPIERGVRNNDPGFEVYILEALDILGYDTVVYEIQPDSGPPHLPQPQELASYPLVIWNCGAETDIALSYDERQLLRYYRSRGGKLMLLGQGILNSFDKLLRDNPNDEEVLDFLHNVIGVADYGLDMWVQRVIPDHEVPYLDQLGSVPLETDGLPVPDPTLGDVFFPEQGFRSLLTGYLQSGSLFPVASNQYLPRPLHFQSVLMEAIADPYLRALYIDAYARWLGFEGDDLMDFMSGPEALSLADDCPPHSVQWSSALNAMTFESWGSAVCDTRWKMSLQPSGSGCPDWTIRQSHQITDIGYDSEMVLLELLGGIDLIRVSAFPAPNGGPSYYLRYTIISNGETLEDQLYPSLPPGETVRLNLSQSGPDLEFSVLNADGYVLGLDLQPGYVPDFETLSLIAVGHEAANATPIRGWIDDLSFEGCLALSTTEVDETPAATARIDAFPNPFNPSTHIRVELGAAGPVDVAVHDLLGRRVRTLARGDRPAGLLELDWDGRDDGGQRLGSGVYLLRVTDGEGSRAAKLVMLK
- a CDS encoding tetratricopeptide repeat protein, which translates into the protein MPEFLGPYQLKRLLGEGGMGQVYEALDRRDGSRVAVKLLRGGAMATDREKELFAREARAGMELEHPGLVRVLAVNIAEGVQPYLAMEYLPGPSLKGVLGEGGLAPLNALALAEAILDALAYVHRQGVVHRDIKTGNIMLDAAGRPRLMDFGLTTFGDETSLSRTGVVFGSPHYMSPEQGLGEGLDARSDLFSFCVTLFELLTGRLPFRGGNPLAVIYAIINEEPLPLRRLKPELPEALDWVLARGLAKRRPERYQSAEALADDLRQVTELLRGRRAPDALALSARPGRGTVGEELFPLPLVGRDDELAALQRALRGDGPPLHFLAGEAGAGKTRLVREAALRLGSAAPALLVGRTPPGREGFPYQPWLEALRPALESRELRSAANLAAFLARAGGASDGADARARLLHPFLAGEGGARIENRAQLFEGLRQLLAALAAEEPVAVWLEDLHRGDQASLDLLAFLSRGRPGELPPFLLSYRPEELSEEEGLEPLLRELKADGRAAVVELGRLSPAAVAELVAVALPGVAERERAAARLHVESGGNPFVLRELLQLLDSRARQADPDGATLAPDSLPTTTLDPDPERWELPLPERIVDLVEHRLAGLAPEERELLELAAVEGEAFSPEVLAAVLEERKLRVLRRLQGLERRTRLVQAREGRYLFDHAIVRRALYDGLGDSLRREYHLEVGEYLVRSGADQAENAAATARHFDAADEPRRALPFHLAAGRHARTLYAPRAARRHLERARDEADLWFLEDPQGEARGLRGDILRELGLLEQTEGRYDRAETLFSGAASLLTPMLDESRRAELERLRGECLHYAGQPEDAARAFATALTHCPNAARAERARILRSRAYMQARANRWDEALASCQAALLLSEGERADQMAIRHTLGTIHLQRGELETARTIFAEVVAEASRDEEQYLRTAALANLGTVLWRLGEADEALRCLEESRALRRRLGLVIEYAQILMNLAIIRTKTGELETARALLDESRELKERIGDAAGLASTENSLGTLAIRAGQLPKAIEHFRRAAALHRDGHNRARAAVALHNLGEALLDLGRLDEAAGPLAESRAVREELALEAALVSSLRAEARLASARGDVAGAGALFDAAAALAVSAGSPDEGLKVACDRLGHQLGCEGADVAAATLAALKAEHVPWPPAGMEFEFALLEARIARRQGAPAADAFAALLHEVDGARDPYRRLLLLRERLAGDGAADAALAAELDALSARPDFAWLSAVAEPPAT
- a CDS encoding glycosyltransferase family 39 protein, which codes for MTDRPAKRTLPSLLLFLVSSALAAILRIVYLLPLRGNPLFDDAHKDSVEYVDRAREILAGQFWGQGVYFHSAPLYPYFLALVLGPGSATGLWWVRVVQALLSGVTAGLLALTARRLFGAAAGVATAVLAVLYAPFLFYAGELLEITLTLFFLALMAWVLARETLGWAHLLGAGLCLGAASLGKPNLLILLPVILVWLGFLRTRPAAWPWRRGLVFVAGVLVLVAPITLRNRIVGDDWVLISSNGGINLFIGNNPASSGGFQVPTAMQYDLETSSQRVASEALKRPVKPSEASRFWTGRAWAFFTKRPGQAARLIARKAGLLIGAYEIPNHFNIYFFREYLAPTLRWPLVWYTLVLPFGVLGMIFGLRRNGRSALAGACLLAIAATVLLFFVTSRYRLPMLVWLLPFAGYGVVLLVGIVRERRWRLLPLPLVVLVATSALMRLPLVGVKDFHEDWLSLATYWSKQGDWEKSAQYCQQALRENMGSAQAWQNLGYAYTQRGRDYEDMDRAEECFYKAIQLDPTQGFAYGNLAYVYFTWDRPELFNVCLDRALTLDPALRQPLEHMVTFRDIKLKDWRSRAESQLATVERELAKNPTNERTRMDLGRILGLRLERYDDALRVLASIPDSSLAADSILGERTDVMIRRIQRAKQYTPLLRQPLPGGLKALRLGDSEAGR
- a CDS encoding FHA domain-containing protein; this encodes MTSILLQTSDGTPAFGPFDPTVTRELLLGRDAGCAVVLAERSVSRQHARLRWDGAQWLLSDLGSRFGSTVNGAAVEGERAVAPGDRIALGTVELTVAAAEAPAPAAPDDRRYRVLLDILELMSGGRSLDELLGAVIRLAGEAVGADRGFVLLYDAESARWRPDALAAWRAAGLDESSPSLDSDAIGQVSQTVLREALDSRRAVSLDVAASDARFERAESLVAQHVQSVVCAPLLLAGEGRALGALYVDRRHAGAGPFAAADRELLVTVAAQAARVIEKEQLEAARARAEKLALLGTMVGRIAHELKNPLYNVRGTAENLLARLDAGEVPDDLKQRVERVLAGVDRAETRMQSLLRFARPGGGARTPVDLARVLTAAAVDCAPRFQEAGVELLRDYPRGLRVNADAEALEQVFSNLLVNAAQALAAAERGGRVWIAAETQCRLESTPDWVEVRVEDDGPGIAAADLPRLFEDFFTTRAGRGGSGLGLAICRHLVAEHRGSLSAANRAEGGARFTVGLPLLAAD